A single window of Agromyces aureus DNA harbors:
- a CDS encoding LssY C-terminal domain-containing protein, translated as MSGAGAAASGAQTASTAPPRSKRARRFSVNAVLDEFFFVFAGLAALWLAYLLFSESFTLGWWGILVMVLFWALIAYLVLPRLHRVLTTIYVPDYFMGRTRTSDGLFGDPVNLAVLGGEAELLRAMQDAGWTRADELTGSSSWRIITSTITRRSYDEAPVSPLFLFGRKQDFAFQQEVEGNPAKRHHVRFWRTPDGWLLPGGARVEWLAAGTFDRAVGFSLFTLQVTHKIDADTDVERDHIVRTLRESDPAISVSVLADFSTGYHSRNGGGDTIRTDGDLPVIDVSAVRVAS; from the coding sequence ATGAGCGGGGCAGGGGCCGCGGCATCCGGGGCGCAGACGGCATCGACGGCACCGCCGCGTTCGAAGCGTGCACGCCGCTTCTCGGTGAATGCCGTGCTCGACGAGTTCTTCTTCGTGTTCGCCGGGCTGGCCGCGCTGTGGTTGGCGTACCTGCTGTTCAGCGAGTCCTTCACGCTCGGGTGGTGGGGCATCCTCGTGATGGTCCTGTTCTGGGCGCTGATCGCCTACCTGGTGCTGCCGCGCCTGCATCGCGTGCTCACGACGATCTACGTGCCCGACTACTTCATGGGCCGCACCCGCACGAGCGACGGACTCTTCGGCGACCCGGTCAACCTCGCGGTGCTCGGCGGTGAGGCCGAACTGCTGCGGGCGATGCAGGATGCCGGATGGACTCGCGCCGACGAACTGACCGGGTCGTCGAGCTGGCGCATCATCACCTCGACGATCACCCGCCGCAGTTACGACGAAGCTCCCGTGAGCCCGCTGTTCCTGTTCGGTCGCAAGCAGGACTTCGCCTTCCAGCAGGAGGTCGAGGGCAACCCCGCCAAGCGCCATCACGTGCGGTTCTGGCGAACACCCGATGGCTGGCTGCTGCCCGGCGGCGCCCGGGTCGAGTGGCTCGCGGCGGGCACCTTCGACCGCGCCGTCGGGTTCTCGCTCTTCACGCTCCAGGTCACCCACAAGATCGACGCCGACACGGATGTCGAGCGCGACCACATCGTGCGCACGCTGCGCGAGTCCGACCCGGCGATCTCGGTCAGCGTGCTCGCGGACTTCTCGACCGGCTACCACTCGCGCAACGGCGGTGGCGACACCATCCGCACCGATGGCGACCTCCCGGTCATCGACGTGAGCGCCGTGCGGGTGGCATCGTGA
- a CDS encoding SIS domain-containing protein, which yields MDTAAFRADLDLIPSTLERLADALDDGLPGLERLAMLGSARVLVLGMGSSRYAADVVARRYRSVGANVVVELASAELLPPAAPDLAVVAVSATGGSVEVLRAVERYRGAGRLIAVTNRPDSELGRRADVVVPLLAGVEASGVACRTFRATFAVLDAVLEELLGTAPAQRFDAAAVRGAATANAVLLAMAGDWMPPLADLLAGPMGTWALAPAERASSAQQSALMLREVPRRIAFASETGDWSHVDVHLTKTQDYRALVFAGSAWDAQALDVMAQRSSRFAAIGRELPGAELVLRFPGDTDDSVAALTELLVAELVADHWLRTFGEGAP from the coding sequence ATGGACACCGCCGCCTTTCGAGCCGACCTCGACCTGATCCCCTCGACGCTCGAACGGCTCGCCGACGCCCTCGACGACGGCCTGCCCGGACTCGAACGACTCGCGATGCTCGGTTCGGCGCGCGTGCTCGTGCTCGGCATGGGCTCGAGCCGGTACGCGGCCGACGTCGTCGCCCGGCGCTACCGCAGCGTCGGCGCGAACGTCGTCGTGGAGCTCGCGAGCGCCGAGCTGCTGCCGCCCGCGGCGCCCGATCTCGCGGTCGTCGCCGTCTCCGCCACCGGCGGCAGCGTCGAGGTGCTGCGTGCCGTCGAGCGCTACCGGGGCGCCGGGCGACTCATCGCCGTCACGAACCGGCCCGACTCCGAGCTCGGACGCCGCGCCGACGTCGTCGTGCCGCTGCTCGCCGGAGTCGAGGCCTCCGGGGTCGCGTGCCGCACGTTCCGCGCGACGTTCGCCGTGCTCGATGCGGTGCTCGAGGAGCTGCTCGGCACGGCGCCCGCCCAACGGTTCGATGCGGCCGCCGTGCGCGGTGCTGCGACCGCCAACGCCGTGCTGCTCGCCATGGCCGGCGACTGGATGCCGCCCCTCGCCGACCTGCTCGCGGGCCCCATGGGCACGTGGGCGCTCGCCCCCGCCGAACGCGCGTCGAGCGCGCAGCAGTCGGCGCTCATGCTCCGCGAGGTGCCGCGGCGCATCGCCTTCGCATCGGAGACCGGCGACTGGTCGCACGTCGACGTCCACCTCACGAAGACGCAGGACTACCGTGCACTCGTGTTCGCCGGCTCGGCGTGGGACGCCCAGGCCCTCGACGTGATGGCGCAGCGCAGCTCCCGCTTCGCCGCCATCGGGCGCGAGCTGCCCGGCGCCGAGCTCGTGCTGCGGTTCCCGGGCGACACCGACGACTCGGTCGCCGCCCTCACCGAGCTGCTCGTCGCCGAGCTCGTCGCCGACCATTGGCTGCGCACGTTCGGCGAGGGCGCACCCTGA
- a CDS encoding rhodanese-related sulfurtransferase, producing MALAKILLYYAFAPLADPDAVRLWQRDLAESLGLRGRILLSKDGINGTLGGEMGALKRYVRKTREYPAFKHIDFKWSEGTGLDEQGTTLDFPKLSVKVRDEIVSFGARGELQVDGAGVVGGGTRLSPDALHELVAERGDDVVFFDGRNALEAAIGRFSGAIVPDVDTTRDFVELLDSGEYDELKGRPVVTYCTGGIRCEVLSSLMASRGFGEVYQLEGGIVRYGERYGDDGLWNGSLYVFDGRGSIDFSDHAAVIGTCAVCGEATKRTVNCTDVSCRMQLVVCESCDTAECPAHAGAPVAPGA from the coding sequence GTGGCCCTCGCCAAGATCCTCCTCTACTACGCCTTCGCGCCCCTCGCCGACCCCGATGCCGTGCGCCTGTGGCAGCGCGACCTCGCCGAGTCGCTCGGGCTGCGCGGCCGCATCCTGCTCTCGAAGGACGGGATCAACGGCACGCTGGGCGGCGAGATGGGCGCGCTCAAGCGGTACGTGCGCAAGACCCGCGAGTACCCCGCGTTCAAGCACATCGACTTCAAGTGGAGCGAGGGCACAGGCCTCGACGAGCAGGGCACGACGCTCGACTTCCCGAAGCTCAGCGTCAAGGTGCGCGACGAGATCGTCTCGTTCGGCGCGCGCGGCGAACTGCAGGTCGACGGCGCGGGCGTGGTCGGCGGCGGCACGCGCCTGAGCCCCGACGCGCTGCACGAGCTCGTCGCCGAGCGCGGCGACGACGTCGTCTTCTTCGACGGCCGCAACGCGCTCGAGGCCGCCATCGGCCGGTTCTCGGGCGCGATCGTGCCCGACGTCGACACGACGCGCGACTTCGTCGAACTCCTCGACTCCGGTGAGTACGACGAACTCAAGGGCCGCCCGGTCGTCACGTACTGCACTGGCGGCATCCGCTGCGAGGTGCTCTCGAGCCTCATGGCGAGCCGTGGGTTCGGCGAGGTGTACCAGCTCGAGGGCGGCATCGTGCGCTACGGCGAGCGCTACGGCGACGACGGCCTCTGGAACGGCTCGCTCTACGTATTCGACGGGCGCGGTTCGATCGACTTCAGCGATCACGCGGCAGTCATCGGCACCTGCGCGGTCTGCGGTGAGGCGACCAAACGAACCGTCAACTGCACGGATGTCTCGTGCCGCATGCAGCTCGTCGTGTGCGAGTCGTGCGACACCGCCGAGTGCCCCGCGCACGCCGGTGCACCGGTCGCGCCGGGCGCGTAG
- a CDS encoding ArsR/SmtB family transcription factor produces the protein MLHPFEIVAEPVRRRIIEVLAGGSHPVGMLTDAVTAEFGISRSAVAHHLRILRDERAVSVTADLTVRHYRLDEGFLERLDDAVGELFRLWDHRYGFGSGLRSDDDGDWAGDDGGVHAGRMPMPSAARSRTPHADRPRAEPASPHEADDRPHRAGAKGRRGSRSHGNWTLPKT, from the coding sequence ATGCTGCATCCGTTCGAGATCGTCGCCGAGCCCGTGCGCCGACGGATCATCGAGGTCCTCGCCGGCGGATCGCACCCGGTCGGCATGCTGACCGATGCCGTGACCGCCGAGTTCGGCATCTCGAGGTCTGCCGTCGCGCATCATCTCCGGATCCTCCGCGACGAGCGCGCCGTGTCGGTCACTGCCGATCTCACCGTGCGGCACTACCGGCTCGACGAGGGGTTCCTCGAGCGGCTCGACGACGCGGTGGGCGAGCTCTTCCGGCTCTGGGATCACCGGTACGGCTTCGGATCAGGGCTCCGCTCGGACGACGACGGCGACTGGGCGGGCGACGATGGCGGCGTCCACGCCGGGCGGATGCCGATGCCGTCGGCCGCTCGGTCCCGCACCCCGCACGCTGATCGCCCTCGAGCAGAACCGGCGTCGCCGCACGAAGCCGACGACCGCCCGCACCGAGCGGGCGCGAAGGGCCGCCGAGGATCCCGGAGTCACGGCAACTGGACCCTCCCCAAGACCTGA
- a CDS encoding LysE family translocator — translation MVPLESLGAFVIASIVLIVIPGPSVLFVIGRSLALGRLGGLLSVVGNALGMVPLVAAVALGVGAIVAQSVVLFTIIKFAGAAYLVYLGIQAIRHRADAAASVNGKAASHSHWRQLGEGFVVGVTNPKTIAFFVAVLPQFVSFGTGSIPLQLFELGVVFIVLALLCDSVWALAASAARGWFARSPKRISHLSATGGVMMIGLGGVLALSGNKH, via the coding sequence ATGGTCCCCCTCGAGTCACTCGGCGCGTTCGTCATCGCGTCGATCGTGCTCATCGTCATCCCCGGCCCGAGCGTGCTGTTCGTCATCGGCCGTTCGCTCGCGCTCGGGCGCCTCGGCGGGCTGCTCAGCGTCGTCGGCAACGCACTCGGCATGGTGCCGCTCGTCGCGGCCGTGGCGCTCGGCGTGGGGGCGATCGTCGCCCAGTCGGTCGTGCTGTTCACGATCATCAAGTTCGCGGGCGCGGCCTACCTCGTCTACCTCGGCATCCAGGCCATCAGGCACCGAGCGGATGCCGCGGCATCCGTCAACGGCAAGGCCGCCTCGCACTCGCACTGGCGCCAGCTGGGCGAGGGGTTCGTCGTCGGCGTGACGAACCCGAAGACGATCGCCTTCTTCGTGGCGGTGCTGCCGCAGTTCGTGTCGTTCGGCACCGGGTCGATCCCGCTGCAGCTGTTCGAGCTCGGCGTCGTCTTCATCGTGCTCGCGCTGCTCTGCGACTCGGTGTGGGCGCTCGCGGCGAGCGCCGCACGCGGCTGGTTCGCGCGGTCGCCGAAGCGCATCTCGCACCTCTCCGCCACGGGCGGCGTCATGATGATCGGCCTCGGCGGCGTGCTCGCCCTCTCGGGCAACAAGCACTGA
- a CDS encoding enoyl-CoA hydratase/isomerase family protein, with protein sequence MSEHITASVADGVGHVTLNRPQALNALSYDMILALAEVFEAWRNDSEVAVVVLDGAGDRGFCAGGDIRELHGFVTSGRIIEAQTFFRAEYRLNAAIARYPKPVVAIMDGITMGGGVGLAGHASVRVVTERSRVAMPETRIGFTPDVGGTWLLAKAPGELGVHLALNSRTMDAADAIHAGFADALVPSESLPHLLQALAERADPGSPAEIVMLFDETPGPSALAASRDWVDACYSAPTVAEILDRLRAFAASPVDGSATADAAASARTNAAAAADELETLSPTALAVTLDAVRRARGLPRLEDALEQEFRLVSWFLQQPDLHEGIRAQVIDKDRTPAWRPATAEELPDDLFSRALAEPVGDGIFD encoded by the coding sequence GTGAGCGAGCACATCACCGCGAGCGTCGCCGACGGAGTCGGCCACGTCACGCTCAACCGTCCGCAGGCCCTCAACGCCCTGAGCTACGACATGATCCTCGCGCTCGCCGAGGTGTTCGAGGCCTGGCGGAACGACAGCGAGGTCGCGGTCGTCGTGCTCGACGGCGCAGGCGACCGCGGGTTCTGCGCGGGCGGCGACATCCGCGAGCTGCACGGGTTCGTGACGAGCGGCCGCATCATCGAGGCGCAGACGTTCTTCCGCGCCGAGTACCGCCTGAACGCCGCGATCGCCAGGTACCCGAAGCCGGTCGTCGCGATCATGGACGGCATCACGATGGGCGGCGGCGTCGGCCTCGCCGGGCACGCCTCGGTGCGCGTCGTCACCGAGCGTTCGCGCGTGGCCATGCCCGAGACGCGCATCGGCTTCACGCCCGACGTCGGCGGAACCTGGCTGCTCGCCAAGGCTCCCGGCGAACTCGGCGTGCACCTCGCGCTCAACTCCCGCACGATGGACGCGGCCGACGCGATCCACGCGGGGTTCGCCGACGCGCTCGTGCCCTCCGAGAGCCTGCCGCACCTGCTGCAGGCGCTCGCCGAGCGCGCCGACCCCGGCAGCCCCGCCGAGATCGTCATGCTGTTCGACGAGACGCCCGGACCGTCGGCGCTCGCCGCGAGCCGCGACTGGGTCGACGCCTGCTATTCGGCGCCGACGGTCGCCGAGATCCTCGATCGACTGCGCGCGTTCGCCGCGTCGCCGGTCGACGGGTCCGCGACGGCGGATGCCGCGGCATCCGCCCGCACGAACGCCGCCGCAGCGGCCGACGAACTCGAGACGCTGTCGCCGACGGCGCTCGCCGTGACCCTCGACGCGGTGCGGCGCGCCCGCGGCCTGCCGCGACTCGAGGATGCACTCGAGCAGGAGTTCCGGCTGGTCTCGTGGTTCCTGCAGCAGCCCGACCTGCACGAGGGCATCCGAGCCCAGGTCATCGACAAGGACCGCACGCCGGCCTGGCGGCCGGCGACCGCCGAGGAGTTGCCCGACGACCTGTTCTCGCGGGCGCTCGCCGAGCCCGTCGGCGACGGCATCTTCGACTGA
- a CDS encoding GntR family transcriptional regulator — protein MRASERTYETLREEILDGTLAAGTVLAEVEQAERLGVSRTPVREALARLGSDGLVAAQSARALVVAELSGGSIADLYELREALEEQAARLAARRGEPERFTALAERFRAAGELVDAGETGLAEYYAVIADFDRAIDEAAGNSHLSAALRSVRLHSTRIRRIARHDPERLRAAAGEHLLIVEAIIARDQSLAAHATHVHLHMSLRHALASIEARRVA, from the coding sequence ATGCGGGCCAGCGAACGCACGTACGAGACGCTCCGCGAGGAGATCCTCGACGGCACGCTCGCCGCCGGCACCGTGCTCGCCGAGGTCGAGCAGGCCGAGCGTCTCGGCGTCTCCCGCACGCCCGTTCGCGAAGCGCTCGCGCGGCTCGGCTCCGACGGCCTGGTGGCCGCGCAGTCGGCCCGCGCGCTCGTGGTCGCCGAACTCTCGGGGGGCTCGATCGCCGATCTCTACGAACTGCGCGAGGCCCTCGAGGAGCAGGCCGCCCGTCTCGCCGCGCGTCGAGGCGAACCCGAGCGTTTCACGGCGCTCGCCGAGCGCTTCCGTGCCGCGGGAGAACTCGTCGACGCGGGAGAGACCGGCCTCGCCGAGTACTACGCCGTGATCGCCGACTTCGATCGGGCCATCGACGAGGCGGCGGGCAACTCGCACCTCAGCGCCGCCCTGCGGAGCGTGCGCCTGCACTCCACGCGCATCCGGCGCATCGCCAGGCACGACCCCGAGCGACTGCGCGCCGCTGCCGGCGAGCACCTGCTCATCGTCGAGGCGATCATCGCGCGCGACCAGTCGCTCGCCGCCCATGCCACGCACGTGCACCTGCACATGAGTCTTCGCCACGCGCTCGCCTCGATCGAGGCGCGACGCGTAGCCTGA
- a CDS encoding MmgE/PrpD family protein, which yields MLTHHLRTHRSDENLAREGQLAWQLAGIAVDPVELDDDVVEMVVNRVIDNAAVAAASLARRPVVSARSQALAHPVSIGGDGATVFGADAARRTSPEWAAWANGVAVRELDFHDTFLAAEYSHPGDNIPPIVAVAQHLAASRGLTGRDVVRGIATGYEIQIDLAKAISLHQHKIDHVAHLGPSAAAGIGTLLGLDQETIFQAIGQALHTTTATRQSRKGEISTWKAHAPAFAGKMAVESVDRAMRGETSPVPIYEGEDGVIAWLLGGPDATYEVPLPEPGEAKRAILDSYTKEHSAEYQAQAWIDLARKLHEEYPLILDEPSRIESITLHTSHHTHYVIGSGANDPQKYDPDASRETLDHSIPYIFTVALQDGTFNHETSYDPERAHRADTVELWKKVSTVEDAEWTRRYHSNDIAEKAFGGRVVIRLADGGEIVDEIAVADAHPLGARPFAREQYVTKFRTLAEWVLEAAEIERFLDLAQRLPELGPDELGGLTITAAPGALVGVEIPTGLF from the coding sequence ATGCTGACCCACCACCTGCGTACACACCGCAGCGACGAGAACCTCGCACGCGAGGGCCAGCTCGCATGGCAGCTCGCCGGAATCGCCGTCGACCCCGTCGAGCTCGACGACGACGTCGTGGAGATGGTCGTGAACCGCGTCATCGACAACGCCGCGGTCGCCGCGGCATCCCTCGCACGCAGGCCCGTCGTCTCGGCGCGCAGCCAGGCGCTCGCGCACCCGGTCTCGATCGGCGGCGATGGCGCGACCGTCTTCGGTGCGGATGCCGCACGCCGCACGAGCCCCGAATGGGCGGCGTGGGCCAACGGGGTCGCCGTGCGCGAACTCGACTTCCACGACACGTTCCTCGCGGCGGAGTACTCGCACCCCGGCGACAACATCCCCCCGATCGTCGCCGTCGCGCAGCACCTCGCCGCGAGCCGCGGCCTCACGGGTCGCGACGTCGTGCGCGGCATCGCCACCGGCTACGAGATCCAGATCGACCTCGCCAAGGCGATCAGCCTGCACCAGCACAAGATCGACCACGTCGCGCACCTCGGCCCGTCGGCCGCCGCGGGCATCGGCACCCTGCTCGGACTCGACCAGGAGACGATCTTCCAGGCCATCGGCCAGGCGCTGCACACGACGACGGCCACGCGCCAGTCGCGCAAGGGCGAGATCTCGACCTGGAAGGCGCACGCCCCGGCCTTCGCGGGCAAGATGGCCGTCGAGTCCGTCGACCGCGCGATGCGCGGCGAGACCAGCCCCGTGCCGATCTACGAGGGCGAAGACGGTGTCATCGCATGGCTCCTCGGCGGTCCGGATGCCACGTACGAGGTGCCGCTGCCCGAGCCGGGCGAGGCCAAGCGGGCGATCCTCGACTCGTACACGAAGGAGCACTCGGCCGAGTACCAGGCGCAGGCGTGGATCGACCTGGCGCGCAAGCTCCACGAGGAGTACCCGCTGATCCTCGACGAGCCGTCGCGCATCGAGTCGATCACGCTGCACACGAGCCACCACACGCACTACGTCATCGGCTCCGGCGCCAACGACCCGCAGAAGTACGACCCGGATGCCTCGCGCGAGACGCTCGACCACTCGATCCCGTACATCTTCACGGTCGCCCTGCAGGACGGCACGTTCAACCACGAGACCTCGTACGACCCCGAGCGCGCGCACCGCGCCGACACCGTCGAGCTCTGGAAGAAGGTCTCGACCGTCGAGGACGCCGAGTGGACGCGCCGCTACCACTCGAACGACATCGCCGAGAAGGCGTTCGGCGGGCGCGTGGTCATCCGGCTCGCCGACGGCGGCGAGATCGTCGACGAGATCGCCGTGGCCGACGCGCACCCGTTGGGCGCCAGGCCGTTCGCCCGCGAGCAGTACGTGACGAAGTTCCGCACGCTCGCCGAGTGGGTGCTCGAGGCGGCCGAGATCGAACGGTTCCTCGACCTCGCGCAGCGCCTGCCCGAGCTCGGCCCCGACGAGCTCGGCGGTCTCACGATCACGGCGGCGCCCGGCGCGCTCGTCGGCGTGGAGATCCCGACCGGACTGTTCTGA
- a CDS encoding bifunctional 2-methylcitrate synthase/citrate synthase: MSDQQQAPEIYKGLAGVPVDYTAVSKVNPETNSLLYRGYPVQELAASATFEEVAYLLWYGELPDERQLAEFEQLERSLRGLDHEIKRIIDELPLTAHPMDVVRTAVSVIGASDPLTPDDSREANLAKSIRLFAKLPSIVSYDQRRRHELEFVEPREDLGYSANFLWQTFGELPELPVVSAFDVSMILYAEHSFNASTFTARVIASTLSDLYSAVTGAIGALKGPLHGGANEAVMHTFEEIGPGEGGAERAVEWLDAALAEKRKIMGFGHRVYKHGDSRVPTMRDSLERMVEYYDRPDLLELYVALETAMGERKNIKPNLDYPAGPTYHLMGFDTETFTPLFVASRVTGWTAHIMEQLASNALIRPLSVYNGVDERHVPEGR, from the coding sequence ATGAGCGACCAGCAGCAGGCCCCCGAGATCTACAAGGGACTCGCGGGGGTTCCCGTCGACTACACGGCGGTCTCGAAGGTGAACCCCGAGACCAACTCGCTGCTGTACCGCGGGTACCCCGTGCAGGAGCTCGCGGCATCCGCGACCTTCGAGGAGGTCGCCTACCTGCTCTGGTACGGCGAGCTGCCCGACGAGCGCCAGCTCGCCGAGTTCGAGCAGCTCGAGCGCTCGCTCCGGGGCCTCGACCACGAGATCAAGCGCATCATCGACGAGCTCCCGCTCACGGCGCACCCGATGGATGTCGTGCGCACCGCGGTGAGCGTCATCGGCGCGTCCGACCCGCTGACGCCCGACGACTCCCGCGAGGCGAACCTGGCGAAGTCGATCCGCCTGTTCGCGAAGCTGCCGTCGATCGTCTCGTACGACCAGCGTCGCCGGCACGAACTCGAGTTCGTCGAGCCGCGCGAAGACCTCGGCTACTCGGCGAACTTCCTCTGGCAGACGTTCGGCGAGCTGCCCGAGTTGCCCGTCGTGAGCGCGTTCGACGTGTCGATGATCCTCTACGCCGAGCACTCGTTCAACGCGTCGACGTTCACGGCGCGCGTCATCGCGTCGACGCTCTCCGACCTCTACTCGGCCGTCACGGGTGCGATCGGCGCGCTCAAGGGTCCGTTGCACGGCGGCGCCAACGAGGCCGTGATGCACACGTTCGAGGAGATCGGCCCCGGCGAGGGCGGCGCCGAGCGCGCCGTCGAGTGGCTCGACGCGGCGCTCGCCGAGAAGCGCAAGATCATGGGCTTCGGTCACCGCGTCTACAAGCACGGCGACTCGCGCGTGCCCACGATGCGCGACTCGCTCGAGCGCATGGTCGAGTACTACGACCGCCCCGACCTGCTCGAGCTGTACGTCGCGCTCGAGACCGCGATGGGCGAGCGCAAGAACATCAAGCCGAACCTCGACTACCCGGCCGGTCCGACGTACCACCTGATGGGCTTCGACACCGAGACCTTCACGCCGCTGTTCGTGGCAAGTCGGGTCACCGGCTGGACCGCGCACATCATGGAGCAGCTCGCTTCGAACGCGCTGATCCGTCCGCTCTCGGTCTACAACGGCGTCGACGAGCGGCACGTTCCCGAAGGGCGCTGA